A region of Flocculibacter collagenilyticus DNA encodes the following proteins:
- a CDS encoding membrane dipeptidase translates to MADSIKPPLPNISRRHFIKSASVATAALATTPLMAATFGNVASENNATNTAQPSMTMKQLAEKMEHRHWPKYNDVTVVDALSLTFDLSKNQFNETTLSQIANSGVSAIHATVTYPGANFEKTVASIAKIKKLIRDHHHVFCEANSIEEIEKAKHCGKVAVIMGFQSAEMLVDSHNEVKFERIPLFSNLGIRVMQLTYNRRSPFGDGSLVNISRGITKLGVQAIEVMEDSNVLVDLSHASKKTIQTSIKHCKKPIAITHTGCSSIYCHPRNTDDEELRAVAKCGGVVGIYAMPFLAGGTAPITADNFIQHIDHAINVCGEDHVGIGTDQSLIPVVDDQQYQATIKEELKQRKAAGISAPGETDERPLYIPDLNHERRMELIAWHLAKKGYKDARIEKVLGANFMRLFGEVWS, encoded by the coding sequence ATGGCGGATAGCATTAAACCCCCTTTACCCAATATTAGTCGACGCCACTTTATTAAATCCGCCAGTGTGGCAACCGCAGCATTAGCCACTACGCCATTGATGGCAGCCACATTTGGTAATGTGGCTAGCGAGAATAACGCGACAAATACCGCTCAGCCCAGTATGACAATGAAGCAACTGGCTGAAAAAATGGAACATCGTCACTGGCCAAAATATAACGATGTCACCGTGGTTGATGCACTTAGCTTGACCTTTGACCTTAGTAAAAACCAATTTAACGAAACGACCCTTAGTCAAATAGCAAATAGTGGTGTATCTGCAATTCACGCTACCGTTACATATCCCGGCGCAAACTTTGAAAAAACCGTTGCCAGCATCGCAAAAATTAAGAAGCTGATTCGCGATCATCACCATGTATTCTGTGAAGCAAACAGCATCGAAGAGATTGAAAAGGCTAAGCATTGTGGAAAAGTGGCAGTTATCATGGGGTTCCAGTCAGCAGAAATGCTGGTGGATAGTCACAATGAGGTTAAGTTTGAACGTATCCCGTTATTTTCAAATTTAGGCATTCGCGTCATGCAGCTAACCTATAACCGTCGCAGTCCATTTGGCGATGGTAGCTTAGTGAATATTTCTCGTGGGATCACCAAGCTAGGTGTACAAGCGATTGAAGTTATGGAAGATAGCAATGTATTGGTAGACTTAAGCCATGCCTCTAAAAAAACCATTCAAACTAGCATAAAGCACTGTAAAAAGCCGATAGCCATTACACATACTGGCTGTAGTTCAATTTATTGTCACCCTAGAAATACAGACGATGAAGAGTTACGGGCTGTTGCAAAATGTGGTGGTGTTGTAGGTATTTATGCCATGCCATTCTTGGCAGGCGGTACCGCACCGATTACAGCTGATAACTTTATACAGCATATTGATCATGCGATTAACGTGTGTGGCGAAGATCATGTCGGTATTGGTACCGATCAAAGCTTAATTCCTGTGGTAGACGATCAGCAATATCAGGCAACTATTAAAGAAGAGCTTAAACAGCGTAAAGCCGCAGGTATTTCTGCGCCGGGTGAAACCGATGAACGCCCTTTGTATATTCCTGATCTTAATCATGAACGTCGTATGGAATTAATTGCTTGGCATTTAGCGAAAAAAGGTTACAAAGATGCCCGCATTGAAAAAGTACTGGGCGCTAATTTTATGCGATTGTTTGGAGAGGTGTGGAGCTAG
- the moaD gene encoding molybdopterin converting factor subunit 1 produces MINILFFGQLKERLQCGQLQFELTQSITVAQLKQQLQRRGEQWQLYLAEENVLCALNHTMVANSASVKTGDEVAFFPPVTGG; encoded by the coding sequence ATGATTAACATTCTATTTTTTGGTCAACTGAAAGAGCGTTTACAGTGTGGTCAATTACAGTTTGAATTAACGCAAAGTATAACGGTCGCGCAGCTAAAACAGCAGTTACAACGCCGCGGTGAACAATGGCAATTATATTTGGCTGAAGAGAATGTACTATGCGCACTTAACCACACTATGGTCGCTAACTCTGCGTCAGTAAAAACGGGCGATGAAGTGGCATTTTTCCCACCTGTTACGGGAGGATAA
- the moaA gene encoding GTP 3',8-cyclase MoaA — MLTDNFGRQFQYLRLSITDACNFRCQYCLPNGYHAEHDRQFLSLNEIDTLITAFARLGMRKVRITGGEPGLRKDLPDIISLCRSTAGIEQIALTTNGFNLEKNIQHWADAGLTALNVSADSLDTQLFASLTGQAKLQTILRGIAKAEQSGIKNIKLNAVLLKHFNGQQLDEYLAWIKQRNLAIRFIELMEVGSNKTFFNKQHISGEVIKGKLLDQGWFAMPRAPLAGPAQEFSHPDYQGRVGLIMPYSKDFCQNCNRLRMSAMGKLHLCLFSEQGINIRPWLTAGDVKGTCEAVRQALTDKSASHSLHLHQTGATKHLAMIGG; from the coding sequence TTGTTAACAGATAATTTTGGTCGGCAGTTTCAATACTTACGCTTGTCGATCACGGATGCTTGCAACTTTCGTTGTCAATATTGCTTACCAAACGGCTACCATGCAGAGCATGATAGACAATTCCTTAGTTTGAACGAAATAGACACACTGATAACCGCTTTTGCGCGATTAGGTATGCGCAAAGTTCGCATTACGGGTGGCGAGCCCGGCTTGCGCAAAGATCTTCCTGATATTATTTCACTGTGCCGCAGTACGGCAGGCATTGAGCAAATCGCGTTAACCACCAATGGCTTTAATTTAGAAAAAAACATTCAACACTGGGCTGATGCAGGCTTAACCGCATTGAATGTAAGCGCTGACAGTTTAGATACGCAGTTATTCGCTAGTTTAACTGGGCAGGCAAAATTACAGACCATACTGCGGGGTATCGCCAAAGCAGAACAGTCGGGTATCAAAAATATTAAATTGAATGCGGTGTTGCTTAAACATTTTAACGGACAACAATTAGACGAATATTTAGCGTGGATCAAGCAGCGCAATCTTGCCATTCGGTTTATTGAACTAATGGAAGTAGGCAGCAATAAAACGTTTTTTAATAAGCAGCATATTTCGGGTGAGGTGATTAAAGGCAAACTGCTAGATCAAGGTTGGTTTGCCATGCCTCGTGCGCCTTTGGCCGGCCCGGCACAAGAGTTTTCACATCCAGATTATCAAGGCAGAGTTGGCTTAATTATGCCGTATAGCAAAGATTTTTGTCAGAACTGCAACCGATTACGTATGTCAGCAATGGGGAAATTACATTTATGTTTATTTTCAGAGCAAGGTATCAATATACGGCCTTGGTTAACTGCTGGTGATGTAAAAGGAACTTGTGAGGCGGTGAGGCAAGCGCTAACAGATAAATCGGCATCGCACAGTTTGCACTTACATCAAACTGGTGCAACAAAACATTTAGCCATGATTGGCGGGTAG
- a CDS encoding ATP-binding cassette domain-containing protein codes for MIAKAMRAKLTQVTDAPYHTADLTIAMTHHVSHHQAGFDLSVHTTLPLSKGNIGIFGASGAGKSTLLRCMAGLIPAKPSDHHSVVMLGKEISTQRVEQNPFVYQFQQGMLFPHLSVQQNLTLVANQPNVYKPLPYSLDQVVAWCQIETLLTKNATVLSGGEAQRVAFARTLLSGKPIMLLDEPFSALDWHSRQHYLALIRWLSTQYRLRFILVSHILQDLAACTQSTLQLDAGALVRLDDTAEIVRTLSMHRSASHTQGTGDKSVIKYDAFSVLHGRVKQHLPQYGLTEVQLMAPSQQSLFIHTQEFAHGVDVAEEAIVEEAIVEEAMVEETVAKKVMAKDIIIVQLPANKVSLAKQAPNTSSILNCLTGVITSIELDAHHATVQVNVDQQAVLAEISLMSAESLALSVGDIIYLQFKAI; via the coding sequence ATGATAGCGAAGGCGATGAGAGCGAAACTAACTCAAGTGACTGATGCACCCTATCATACCGCAGATTTGACCATTGCAATGACGCATCATGTTTCTCATCATCAGGCTGGCTTTGATTTATCCGTACACACCACGTTGCCGCTCAGTAAGGGTAATATTGGTATTTTTGGTGCGTCAGGTGCAGGAAAATCAACGCTGTTACGTTGCATGGCGGGGTTAATACCCGCTAAACCATCAGATCATCATTCTGTGGTAATGTTGGGTAAAGAGATCTCTACACAACGCGTTGAACAAAACCCATTTGTATATCAATTTCAGCAAGGCATGCTTTTCCCTCATTTGTCAGTTCAGCAAAATTTAACTCTTGTGGCGAATCAACCCAATGTCTACAAACCTTTGCCATATTCACTAGACCAAGTAGTGGCGTGGTGCCAAATAGAAACGTTGTTAACTAAAAATGCAACCGTGTTGTCGGGCGGAGAAGCTCAACGTGTGGCATTTGCCAGAACGTTGCTGTCAGGTAAGCCTATTATGTTACTCGATGAACCTTTTTCAGCGCTAGATTGGCATAGTCGCCAACATTATTTAGCGTTAATCAGGTGGTTATCTACGCAGTACCGCTTGCGATTTATTTTGGTGAGCCATATTTTGCAGGACTTGGCGGCGTGTACTCAGTCAACGCTACAGCTTGATGCGGGTGCCTTGGTAAGGCTTGATGATACCGCTGAAATAGTGCGGACATTAAGCATGCACAGGAGCGCCAGCCATACGCAGGGGACTGGCGACAAGTCTGTAATTAAGTACGATGCATTTAGTGTGTTGCACGGAAGAGTAAAGCAGCATTTACCACAGTACGGATTAACTGAAGTACAGTTAATGGCGCCTTCGCAGCAATCGTTATTCATTCACACTCAAGAATTTGCTCATGGTGTTGATGTGGCTGAAGAAGCTATAGTTGAAGAAGCTATAGTAGAAGAAGCTATGGTTGAAGAGACGGTGGCTAAAAAAGTGATGGCTAAAGACATTATAATAGTCCAGCTACCTGCGAACAAAGTCAGTTTAGCGAAGCAGGCTCCTAATACTTCGAGCATACTTAATTGCTTAACGGGGGTGATCACCAGTATTGAGCTAGATGCACACCATGCCACGGTTCAAGTAAACGTTGATCAGCAAGCGGTGCTTGCTGAAATTTCTTTGATGTCAGCCGAGTCGTTGGCTTTATCAGTAGGTGATATTATTTATTTGCAGTTTAAAGCAATATAA
- the modB gene encoding molybdate ABC transporter permease subunit: MIDEDLTALTLTLQLAITTTLILLMIGLPVAWKLSRYHGRLKPVYEAIIALPLVLPPTVLGFYLLMAFAPDTFFGQLWVGLTGQQLAFSFSGILLGSLIYSLPFVVQPLYSGFCQVGQQYDQVAASLGISRVRRLIKITLPLMKPAILSAVTLGFAHTLGEFGLILMIGGNIPGETQVVSIALYNHVEAIDYQHAHRLAAVLLTISFISLVLLYKFNRRALTGMTTTVAADPTPNKIKARGTHV; encoded by the coding sequence ATGATCGATGAGGACCTTACTGCACTGACCTTAACATTACAGCTAGCGATTACGACTACGCTAATTCTGCTAATGATAGGTTTACCTGTGGCGTGGAAATTGTCGCGCTACCACGGGCGCTTAAAGCCAGTTTACGAAGCTATTATCGCTTTACCTTTAGTATTACCTCCAACCGTTTTAGGCTTTTATTTGTTAATGGCATTTGCGCCAGATACGTTTTTCGGGCAATTGTGGGTTGGGTTAACAGGACAGCAATTGGCTTTTAGCTTTTCAGGTATTTTATTAGGATCATTAATTTATTCCTTACCCTTTGTGGTGCAACCGCTATATAGCGGCTTTTGTCAGGTCGGCCAGCAATATGATCAAGTTGCTGCCAGTCTTGGGATCTCGCGTGTGCGGCGTTTAATAAAAATAACGTTACCCTTAATGAAGCCCGCGATATTGAGTGCCGTTACGTTGGGTTTTGCTCATACGCTTGGTGAATTTGGTTTAATTCTGATGATTGGTGGCAATATTCCCGGTGAAACGCAGGTTGTTTCGATTGCACTGTATAACCACGTTGAAGCGATAGATTATCAGCATGCTCACCGATTAGCGGCGGTATTGTTGACCATTTCATTTATCAGCTTAGTGTTGCTCTATAAGTTTAATCGGCGTGCATTAACTGGCATGACAACAACTGTTGCTGCTGATCCTACCCCTAATAAAATAAAGGCCAGAGGGACACACGTATGA
- the modA gene encoding molybdate ABC transporter substrate-binding protein: protein MVLVNKAPSLFIYVFLLLTLVTTVLKPVHAVAPIHVAVASNFLVPARHLVNQFKLETGYDVVLISGASGNLYTQMIKGAPIDVFLSADSKLPQQLVKDDMALPESLYTYAEGQLVLWSGNSALQLNQHTVATWPHRLAIANPRFAPYGAAALEYLSAHDVLDSYQHRLIKANNVNQAFQFIDSGNVQLGMIPLSLLKVAYQKSKAQKYLHYYPLPNKPKIIQQMVILSRAQNKLMAWKWLNFVTSEKAQQYLASVGYIAQTSQQIAQQRVHNMQLKQ, encoded by the coding sequence ATGGTATTAGTAAACAAAGCGCCATCTTTATTCATTTACGTTTTTTTATTACTGACGTTGGTCACCACTGTACTTAAACCGGTGCATGCGGTAGCGCCTATCCATGTGGCGGTAGCAAGTAATTTTTTGGTGCCCGCAAGGCATTTAGTTAACCAATTTAAGTTAGAGACAGGCTACGATGTCGTGCTGATAAGTGGTGCGTCGGGTAATTTATATACTCAAATGATAAAAGGGGCGCCTATTGATGTTTTTTTATCAGCAGACAGTAAGTTGCCACAGCAACTAGTTAAAGATGACATGGCACTGCCTGAGTCTCTATATACCTATGCAGAAGGCCAATTAGTGTTATGGAGTGGCAATTCGGCGCTGCAATTAAATCAGCATACAGTTGCCACGTGGCCGCACAGGCTAGCCATCGCGAATCCACGCTTTGCGCCTTATGGTGCTGCTGCACTTGAATATTTAAGTGCGCATGATGTATTAGACAGCTACCAGCATCGATTAATAAAAGCGAATAATGTTAATCAAGCCTTTCAATTTATTGATTCCGGCAATGTTCAATTAGGTATGATACCGCTTTCGCTGTTAAAAGTGGCCTATCAAAAGTCCAAAGCGCAAAAATACCTTCATTACTATCCCTTACCTAATAAACCGAAAATCATTCAACAAATGGTTATTTTGTCTCGTGCTCAAAATAAGCTGATGGCATGGAAGTGGTTAAACTTTGTAACGTCCGAAAAGGCACAGCAATACTTGGCGAGTGTGGGTTATATTGCACAGACTAGCCAGCAAATTGCGCAACAGCGAGTGCATAATATGCAGTTAAAGCAATAA
- a CDS encoding M61 family metallopeptidase produces the protein MSKITHAQSYFELAHPNTRIELYIDEKIPKDNHSTVVQWLSQAIETTASLYGEFPLSITQVNVSAANRGDGPVPWAQVIRHHPEGVRFYIQPQATLSELNNDWTAVHEFSHLYIPFPGDNDIWFSEGLASYLQYLLMAKNDIISEQTAWQRLYEGFQRGQAASAYTQQTLSSSSKRMHKLGSYMRVYWSGAVYFLNVDVKLMTGNYKLKSVAEVLQKFNQCCRHHPNSWTGEQLAKTFDQLAGDSVFYPTFKAVTKLTQFPDFNESFSALGISIRNGKVVLSNDKHKRAKRLQLVRKVSKEQNMTGKAL, from the coding sequence ATGAGCAAAATAACTCACGCACAAAGCTATTTCGAGCTTGCACACCCTAATACCCGAATAGAGTTGTATATCGATGAGAAAATTCCCAAGGATAATCACTCCACCGTTGTGCAATGGCTAAGCCAAGCAATTGAAACCACGGCATCCTTATACGGTGAATTTCCACTTTCTATCACACAGGTGAATGTAAGTGCAGCCAACCGTGGCGATGGACCCGTTCCATGGGCACAAGTGATCCGCCACCATCCAGAAGGCGTGCGTTTTTATATTCAACCCCAAGCCACCCTCTCTGAATTAAATAATGACTGGACCGCAGTGCATGAATTCAGCCATTTATATATTCCTTTTCCAGGAGATAATGATATTTGGTTTTCAGAAGGTTTAGCGTCTTACTTACAATATTTATTGATGGCGAAAAACGACATAATTTCAGAACAAACTGCATGGCAACGCCTATATGAAGGCTTTCAACGAGGGCAAGCCGCCAGCGCGTATACGCAGCAAACCCTGAGTTCATCTAGCAAACGCATGCACAAACTAGGTAGCTACATGCGTGTATATTGGAGTGGCGCTGTTTATTTTCTTAATGTAGATGTCAAACTAATGACTGGTAATTACAAACTTAAGTCCGTGGCAGAGGTGCTGCAAAAGTTTAATCAATGTTGCCGCCATCACCCTAATTCGTGGACAGGTGAACAACTTGCAAAAACCTTTGATCAACTTGCAGGCGACAGCGTGTTCTATCCCACATTTAAGGCGGTGACCAAGCTTACCCAGTTTCCAGATTTTAACGAGAGCTTTTCTGCACTTGGTATAAGTATACGCAACGGCAAGGTGGTGCTGAGCAATGACAAACATAAGCGCGCCAAACGCTTACAACTCGTTAGAAAAGTAAGCAAAGAACAAAATATGACTGGAAAAGCACTCTGA
- a CDS encoding flagellar protein FliS — MTATDNQAHLENILAHYDSAITACEEKDNAQLQAELAILKQALNKDVAPELTENLSRLYTYCQDEAEKGNFAEAKKVMTELKEAWQQIE; from the coding sequence ATGACAGCAACCGATAACCAAGCACACTTAGAGAATATTTTGGCGCACTATGATAGCGCTATCACAGCGTGTGAAGAAAAAGATAATGCACAGCTACAAGCAGAGCTGGCTATTTTGAAACAAGCGCTAAATAAAGATGTTGCACCCGAGCTGACAGAAAATCTAAGCCGTTTATATACTTACTGCCAAGATGAAGCAGAAAAAGGGAATTTTGCTGAAGCAAAAAAAGTGATGACCGAACTCAAAGAAGCGTGGCAACAAATAGAATAA
- a CDS encoding tetratricopeptide repeat protein, whose protein sequence is MKSTQNRPHTYSQYLAAFTLLISSLTLWINVSYAADPIQAIQIYSQNDLLNMIKENTHLDRVKKDECQLVQDIEARASIMKIPAYQFLYGDMLAYGVCVKKDVELGVYYMRQAADQGLAEGLEQLGRYYHIGRFMQTDVDKAIVYLREAAALGNVNARIRLVEIFLDGHGSPLDFEMSYGWLHHTIYQNNKQHQRAQQLLKELEELMPRRVIERAKMDPNSTSVKP, encoded by the coding sequence ATGAAATCAACGCAAAATAGACCACACACGTATTCTCAATATCTTGCTGCGTTCACTTTGTTAATATCTTCCCTTACGTTATGGATTAACGTTAGTTATGCGGCTGATCCCATTCAAGCCATTCAAATCTATTCGCAAAATGATTTATTAAACATGATTAAGGAAAACACACACCTTGATCGCGTAAAAAAAGATGAATGCCAATTAGTGCAAGATATTGAAGCACGCGCCAGTATCATGAAAATTCCGGCATATCAGTTTCTCTACGGCGACATGCTAGCCTACGGAGTGTGCGTTAAAAAAGATGTTGAGTTGGGTGTTTACTACATGCGCCAAGCCGCGGATCAAGGCCTTGCTGAAGGGTTAGAGCAGCTAGGACGGTACTACCATATTGGCCGTTTTATGCAAACTGACGTTGATAAAGCCATTGTTTATTTACGTGAAGCGGCAGCGTTAGGTAATGTTAATGCGCGTATTAGGCTAGTGGAAATATTTTTAGATGGTCACGGTAGTCCACTGGATTTTGAAATGTCTTATGGCTGGCTGCACCACACTATTTATCAAAATAATAAACAACACCAACGTGCCCAGCAATTACTTAAAGAGTTAGAAGAATTAATGCCAAGAAGAGTCATTGAGCGCGCAAAAATGGATCCTAACTCTACGTCTGTAAAGCCTTGA
- a CDS encoding PEP-CTERM sorting domain-containing protein: MKKLLLVVLALSSSISAQAAIINVGGVHWDPEQGLAFPALTDFVANGTIFEDVAVNPGDIVTGRGEVTHVNSAVTNQGIFCPGCELTFHFEMELVSFVGAPTGVGGSIDGDFTFKDLVIDFMVDDTPEFDGTMPTATDGDLWLRLALPFGEFLTGTGDNLGSGSDSGTGTALMDVMGGLAAANFDTNTQAGGADMVLSSSFQPTAGDPNTLNGTFDLTGNSIAVPEPSALALLGAAFLGFVRLFGRRSTEQV, translated from the coding sequence ATGAAGAAGTTATTACTAGTAGTGTTAGCCTTATCGTCCAGCATAAGCGCGCAAGCGGCAATTATTAATGTTGGCGGTGTCCACTGGGATCCTGAACAAGGTCTCGCCTTTCCTGCCTTAACCGATTTTGTTGCAAACGGTACTATTTTTGAAGACGTTGCCGTCAACCCAGGTGATATTGTTACTGGGCGTGGCGAGGTAACTCATGTAAATAGTGCGGTAACTAATCAAGGGATATTTTGTCCTGGGTGTGAATTAACATTTCATTTTGAAATGGAGTTAGTGTCATTTGTGGGCGCTCCAACAGGTGTTGGCGGTAGTATTGATGGTGACTTTACCTTTAAAGATTTGGTGATTGACTTTATGGTTGATGATACGCCTGAGTTTGACGGTACTATGCCTACTGCGACTGATGGCGATCTTTGGTTAAGATTGGCATTACCATTTGGTGAATTTTTAACAGGTACGGGTGACAATTTAGGCAGTGGTAGCGACTCAGGTACAGGTACAGCATTAATGGATGTAATGGGTGGTTTGGCCGCGGCCAATTTTGATACCAACACCCAAGCAGGTGGTGCCGATATGGTGCTTTCATCGTCATTTCAACCTACCGCGGGCGATCCTAATACGCTCAATGGTACGTTTGATTTAACAGGTAATAGTATTGCCGTACCAGAGCCATCAGCGTTAGCTCTTTTAGGCGCTGCATTTTTAGGATTTGTTCGACTATTTGGTCGACGCTCTACCGAGCAAGTTTAA
- a CDS encoding PEP-CTERM sorting domain-containing protein (PEP-CTERM proteins occur, often in large numbers, in the proteomes of bacteria that also encode an exosortase, a predicted intramembrane cysteine proteinase. The presence of a PEP-CTERM domain at a protein's C-terminus predicts cleavage within the sorting domain, followed by covalent anchoring to some some component of the (usually Gram-negative) cell surface. Many PEP-CTERM proteins exhibit an unusual sequence composition that includes large numbers of potential glycosylation sites. Expression of one such protein has been shown restore the ability of a bacterium to form floc, a type of biofilm.) gives MNKLLLGAVALGLSFSSEASLINVGGVQWDPMQVLSFPGLTDFSSNGTVFENFAITPGDIVSGWGQFTHLNSAITNQNSFCPGCELTYTFDMELVSFTGTPASGDFIFKDLMISMFVDHTPDFNGTEPTASDGDLWLELALPVGEMLTGIGTNLGTGSDAGGGFALLEVVGGMAAYHFDTNRMTRGADMQLTSSFQATGGAPNMLNGTFDLTAKSVPEPSTLGLFGAFLLGFAGLYGRKRD, from the coding sequence ATGAACAAGTTATTACTAGGAGCAGTTGCTTTAGGTTTAAGTTTTTCGTCTGAAGCGAGTTTAATTAATGTTGGTGGTGTGCAATGGGATCCTATGCAAGTGCTGTCATTTCCCGGCCTTACCGACTTTTCTTCAAATGGTACTGTATTTGAAAATTTTGCGATCACGCCAGGCGATATTGTATCTGGCTGGGGGCAATTCACGCATTTAAATAGTGCCATCACTAATCAAAATAGCTTTTGCCCGGGTTGTGAGCTTACTTATACCTTTGATATGGAATTGGTTTCTTTTACAGGAACACCAGCCAGCGGTGATTTTATTTTCAAAGACTTGATGATAAGTATGTTTGTTGATCACACGCCTGATTTCAATGGGACTGAACCTACCGCGTCTGATGGTGATTTATGGTTAGAGTTAGCGCTACCTGTCGGTGAGATGTTAACTGGCATAGGTACTAACCTTGGCACAGGCAGTGATGCAGGCGGCGGTTTCGCACTATTAGAGGTTGTCGGGGGCATGGCGGCTTATCACTTTGATACAAACCGAATGACTCGAGGAGCAGATATGCAGCTAACGTCTTCTTTTCAAGCAACAGGTGGTGCGCCAAATATGTTAAACGGTACCTTTGATTTGACCGCGAAAAGTGTTCCTGAGCCGTCTACTCTGGGCTTGTTTGGGGCTTTCTTACTGGGCTTTGCAGGCTTATATGGCCGTAAACGTGATTAG
- a CDS encoding cold-shock protein, which yields MSNKVKGTVKWFNESKGFGFISQENGPDVFAHFRQIVSTGFKTLAEGQQVEFEVTQGQKGPQAENIVAL from the coding sequence ATGTCTAACAAAGTTAAAGGCACTGTAAAGTGGTTCAACGAATCTAAAGGTTTCGGTTTTATTTCTCAAGAAAACGGTCCAGACGTATTTGCTCATTTCAGACAAATCGTTAGCACTGGTTTCAAAACGTTGGCTGAAGGCCAACAAGTTGAGTTTGAAGTAACTCAAGGTCAAAAAGGCCCTCAAGCAGAAAACATCGTTGCACTATAA
- a CDS encoding DUF350 domain-containing protein, with the protein MDIVLNNYLTNSSYVALFIVVMVVAKFIYHFSTPYNTFKELKNKNNTALSASIVGYLAGVTIIYVNVMKGPSLGLLEDVANIAMYTALGMVLLILSRIINDKVLLHSYCNHTHLHEKKCLATGIAQAASYIASGLIIGGALRGDGNIISAIAFYALGQVLLIVFTRIYDRFTQFDLQTELRQGNIAASISLSATLIAVGIVLYHAMLGSFVSWQTSLSLFMLDAVIALVLFPILRLLIDKLLLPTVSIDDAIQRDHNSSLALFEGAIAITVATVILFAL; encoded by the coding sequence ATGGATATTGTACTTAATAATTACCTTACAAATAGCAGCTATGTCGCCCTTTTTATCGTCGTGATGGTTGTAGCTAAATTTATTTATCACTTCTCTACTCCTTATAATACTTTTAAAGAACTAAAAAATAAGAATAATACTGCCCTGTCTGCTTCTATAGTTGGTTATTTAGCAGGTGTCACCATTATTTACGTTAACGTCATGAAAGGACCCAGTTTAGGACTTTTAGAAGACGTGGCGAACATTGCTATGTACACCGCACTGGGAATGGTATTACTGATTCTTTCTCGGATCATCAACGACAAAGTCTTGCTGCACAGCTACTGCAATCATACCCACCTGCATGAAAAAAAGTGTTTGGCCACTGGCATTGCGCAAGCAGCTAGCTACATTGCGTCTGGATTAATTATTGGTGGTGCACTTCGTGGTGATGGCAATATTATTTCAGCAATCGCTTTTTATGCATTAGGGCAAGTATTGCTGATTGTATTTACTCGCATTTACGATAGGTTCACTCAATTCGATTTACAAACAGAGTTACGCCAAGGCAATATTGCGGCATCAATTAGTTTGTCGGCCACGCTAATCGCTGTAGGCATAGTGTTATATCATGCCATGCTAGGTAGTTTTGTATCTTGGCAAACCAGCTTGTCACTGTTTATGTTAGATGCGGTTATTGCGCTCGTGCTCTTTCCTATCTTACGGCTATTGATCGACAAACTGTTACTGCCGACTGTGTCTATTGATGATGCAATTCAACGCGATCACAACTCTTCTCTTGCGTTATTTGAAGGTGCTATCGCCATCACTGTCGCGACTGTTATTCTATTTGCGCTGTAA